One part of the Arabidopsis thaliana chromosome 1 sequence genome encodes these proteins:
- a CDS encoding Ribosomal protein L6 family (Ribosomal protein L6 family; FUNCTIONS IN: structural constituent of ribosome, rRNA binding; INVOLVED IN: translation; LOCATED IN: in 7 components; EXPRESSED IN: fruit, cultured cell, leaf; CONTAINS InterPro DOMAIN/s: Ribosomal protein L6 (InterPro:IPR000702), Ribosomal protein L6, alpha-beta domain (InterPro:IPR020040), Ribosomal protein L6, conserved site-2 (InterPro:IPR002359); BEST Arabidopsis thaliana protein match is: Ribosomal protein L6 family (TAIR:AT1G33140.1); Has 1644 Blast hits to 1643 proteins in 495 species: Archae - 312; Bacteria - 169; Metazoa - 422; Fungi - 179; Plants - 339; Viruses - 0; Other Eukaryotes - 223 (source: NCBI BLink).), which yields MKTILSSETMDIPDSVTIKVHAKVIEVEGPRGKLVRDFKHLNLDFQLIKDPETGKKKLKIDSWFGTRKTSASIRTALSHVDNLISGVTRGFRYKMRFVYAHFPINASIGGDGKSIEIRNFLGEKKVRKVEMLDGVTIVRSEKVKDEIVLDGNDIELVSRSCALINQKCHVKKKDIRKFLDGIYVSEKSKIVEEE from the exons atgaagacgaTTCTTTCTTCCGAAACGATGGACATCCCCGACAGTGTTACCATCAAGGTTCACGCTAAAGTGATCGAAGTCGAAGGACCTCGCGGGAAGCTTGTTCGCGATTTCAAGCATCTCAACCTCGATTTCCAGCTGATCAAGGATCCAGAGActggaaagaagaagcttaagaTCGATTCGTGGTTTGGAACACGCAAAACCAGCGCCTCCATCAGAACCGCTCTTAGCCACGTCGATAACTTGATCTCCGGTGTTACCAGAGGTTTCCGTTACAAGATGAGGTTCGTGTACGCCCATTTTCCCATCAACGCCTCCATCGGCGGTGACGGAAAGTCTATCGAGATCCGTAACTTCCTTGGCGAGAAGAAG GTGAGGAAGGTAGAGATGTTGGATGGTGTAACCATTGTTCGATCTGAGAAGGTGAAGGATGAGATTGTTCTTGACGGTAACGATATCGAGCTTGTTTCAAGGTCGTGCGCTCTGATCAACCAG AAATGTcacgtgaagaagaaggatatcAGGAAGTTCCTTGACGGTATCTAT